From the Arthrobacter sp. PM3 genome, one window contains:
- a CDS encoding AMP-binding protein yields MTTQLDFKRVPFAADLASYGNRPAILTDTLTLTYRELAERVHDLAGRLGTERRLVALTAANDLDSLVAYLAALTAGHPLILLPEDKPAALDSLVAAYDPDVVLRSGNGRTVLEERRPGTRHELHPDLALMLSTSGSTGSPKLVRLSHANLQANAESIAEYLGIGPDDRAATTLPMSYCYGLSVINSHLLRGAGLVLTGLSVVDPCFWQLFRRHGATALAAVPYTFELLERVGFADMELPSLRYVTQAGGRLAPDAVRRYADLGRRRGWDLFVMYGQTEATARMAYLPPELAADIPGAVGIPVPGGSFRIDPVPGLQDGELVYTGPNVMLGYASSPADLAAGRTVTELRTGDLARLHPAGVYEVVGRRSRFVKIVGLRVDLGQVERLLADLGVRAASAGTDDGVVVAVEGDHDAQLLGKVLAQGVGLPRAALEVHAVERLPRLPTGKLDYQAVLALSRPEPAPRAETGGPDTVRTIFEDALEVAGIADSDTFVSLGGDSLSYVAASVRLEQALGHLPADWHLTPVRDLEARTRPARGGRTRRLFAPIETGIVLRAVGIVLIVSTHVGLFSWQGAAHVLMAAAGYNFARFQLAGDRLPRLRRQLGALARIVVPSVAFIALAYVVTDNYTPANIVLLNAVLGPAAVTTQWHFWFIEILVYLILGSTLLLAVPWVDRAERRFPLLFPLALTGAGLLTRYELIPPDVPHTAPALWLFALGWAIARARTVARRGLVSAVAVLTVPGFFDNAGRECTLLAGILLLIWLPGIPVPKGLRRVTVVLASASLYAYLVHWVVYPPLAVLSPALAVATSLAAGVAYWLVCTRVAGVAARAVRAVRAVRRDRQQRPAGSLCAAPRTGGGRT; encoded by the coding sequence GTGACCACGCAGCTTGATTTCAAGCGGGTGCCCTTTGCCGCCGATCTCGCGAGCTACGGGAACAGACCCGCCATCCTCACCGACACCCTGACGCTCACCTACCGGGAACTGGCCGAGCGCGTCCATGACCTGGCCGGCCGCCTCGGCACCGAGCGGCGCCTTGTCGCGCTGACCGCAGCCAACGACCTCGACTCGCTGGTAGCCTACCTGGCAGCTCTGACGGCCGGGCACCCGCTGATCCTCCTTCCCGAGGACAAGCCGGCGGCCCTGGACTCCCTCGTCGCCGCCTACGACCCCGACGTCGTCCTTCGCTCCGGGAACGGCCGGACGGTCCTCGAGGAACGCCGGCCCGGCACCCGCCATGAGCTGCATCCGGACCTGGCGCTCATGCTCAGCACCTCCGGATCCACCGGCTCACCCAAACTCGTCCGGCTCTCGCACGCGAACCTGCAGGCCAACGCCGAATCGATTGCCGAGTACCTGGGTATCGGCCCGGACGACCGTGCCGCCACGACGCTGCCCATGTCTTACTGCTACGGCCTGTCCGTGATCAACAGCCACCTGCTCCGGGGCGCCGGCCTGGTCCTGACAGGCCTGTCCGTGGTCGATCCGTGTTTCTGGCAGCTCTTCCGGCGCCACGGCGCCACCGCCCTGGCCGCTGTTCCCTACACCTTCGAGCTGCTGGAACGGGTCGGCTTCGCGGACATGGAGTTGCCCAGCCTGCGGTACGTCACCCAGGCGGGGGGCCGGCTGGCGCCGGACGCGGTGCGCCGCTACGCCGATCTGGGGCGCCGCCGCGGCTGGGACCTGTTCGTGATGTACGGCCAGACCGAGGCGACGGCCCGGATGGCGTACCTCCCTCCGGAACTGGCGGCCGATATTCCGGGGGCGGTCGGCATCCCTGTGCCGGGCGGCTCGTTCCGGATCGACCCCGTGCCGGGACTGCAGGACGGCGAACTTGTCTACACCGGCCCGAACGTCATGCTCGGCTATGCTTCCAGCCCGGCGGATCTCGCCGCCGGCCGCACGGTCACCGAGCTGCGCACCGGCGACCTCGCCCGGCTGCACCCGGCGGGCGTCTATGAGGTGGTGGGCCGGCGCAGCAGGTTCGTCAAGATCGTGGGACTGCGGGTTGACCTCGGCCAGGTGGAGCGGCTCCTGGCGGACCTCGGTGTCCGGGCCGCCAGTGCGGGGACGGACGACGGCGTCGTCGTCGCCGTTGAGGGCGACCACGACGCTCAGCTGCTGGGCAAAGTGCTGGCCCAGGGGGTGGGGCTGCCGCGTGCGGCCCTGGAGGTCCACGCCGTCGAACGCCTCCCGCGGCTGCCTACTGGCAAACTGGACTACCAGGCCGTGCTGGCCCTGTCCCGGCCGGAACCGGCGCCGCGAGCGGAAACTGGCGGCCCGGACACTGTCCGGACGATCTTCGAAGACGCCCTGGAGGTCGCCGGGATCGCGGACAGTGACACCTTTGTCTCCCTCGGCGGGGACTCCCTGTCCTACGTGGCCGCATCGGTCAGGCTGGAGCAGGCCCTGGGCCATCTTCCGGCGGACTGGCACCTGACCCCCGTCCGCGACCTGGAAGCCCGGACCCGCCCGGCGCGGGGCGGAAGGACGCGGCGGCTCTTTGCGCCGATAGAGACGGGCATCGTGCTGCGGGCCGTGGGGATCGTCCTGATTGTCAGCACGCACGTCGGGCTGTTCAGCTGGCAGGGCGCTGCCCATGTCCTGATGGCGGCGGCCGGGTACAACTTCGCACGCTTCCAGCTCGCAGGGGACCGGCTCCCGCGGTTGCGCCGGCAGCTGGGAGCACTGGCGAGAATCGTGGTGCCGAGCGTGGCGTTCATCGCGCTGGCCTACGTGGTCACGGACAACTACACACCCGCGAACATCGTGCTGCTCAACGCCGTCCTCGGCCCGGCGGCGGTGACCACCCAGTGGCATTTCTGGTTCATAGAAATTCTCGTCTACCTGATCCTGGGATCGACACTGCTGCTGGCTGTTCCGTGGGTGGACCGCGCCGAGCGCCGGTTCCCATTGCTCTTCCCGCTGGCGCTCACCGGCGCCGGGCTCCTCACCCGGTATGAACTCATACCCCCGGACGTGCCGCACACGGCGCCGGCATTGTGGCTCTTCGCCCTGGGCTGGGCCATTGCCCGGGCCCGGACCGTGGCGCGGCGCGGCTTGGTTTCGGCCGTTGCCGTCCTGACCGTTCCGGGGTTCTTCGACAACGCGGGCCGCGAATGCACGCTCCTGGCCGGAATCCTGCTGCTCATCTGGCTGCCCGGCATCCCGGTACCCAAGGGCCTCCGCCGCGTGACCGTGGTGCTGGCCAGCGCCTCCCTTTACGCCTACCTCGTCCACTGGGTGGTCTACCCGCCGCTCGCGGTGCTCAGCCCCGCGCTGGCCGTGGCAACCTCGCTCGCTGCGGGGGTGGCTTATTGGCTGGTCTGCACGCGCGTGGCCGGCGTGGCCGCCAGGGCGGTCAGGGCGGTCAGGGCGGTCAGGCGGGACAGGCAGCAGCGGCCCGCCGGGTCCTTGTGCGCTGCTCCTCGTACGGGTGGGGGTCGTACGTGA
- a CDS encoding DUF1540 domain-containing protein — MTTHVADCSVANCSFNDHSACNAAAITVGGSEDHASCATFIDTGAHGGLPKVLADVGACQRSECTHNDHLMCKATEVHVGPGADNADCLTYAHR, encoded by the coding sequence ATGACAACGCACGTCGCGGACTGCAGCGTCGCCAACTGTTCGTTCAACGACCATTCGGCCTGCAACGCGGCCGCCATCACGGTCGGCGGCAGCGAGGACCACGCGTCCTGCGCCACCTTCATCGACACCGGAGCCCACGGCGGCCTGCCCAAGGTCCTGGCCGACGTCGGGGCATGCCAGCGTTCAGAATGCACCCACAACGACCACCTCATGTGCAAAGCCACCGAAGTGCACGTCGGTCCCGGCGCCGACAACGCCGACTGCCTCACGTACGCGCACAGATAG
- a CDS encoding GNAT family N-acetyltransferase — MTAPEINVRPAIEDDAARLAEIHVAAWRATYRGIMTDEYLDGLDVGRATAAWRRNIVEPRDGTIHLVVQSGDAVAGFAILGPAPAGTAQGTGQLYAINVHPDWWAQGIGSVLFAAAEQKLMELGYDRAFLWVAQGNGRAISFYGNRGWLADGGTLEDDRFSPAVAEGRHSRTFPTRR, encoded by the coding sequence ATGACAGCTCCGGAGATCAACGTCAGGCCGGCAATCGAAGACGACGCTGCACGGCTGGCCGAGATCCACGTTGCCGCATGGCGGGCTACCTACCGCGGCATCATGACCGATGAGTACCTCGACGGACTCGACGTCGGCCGCGCAACGGCCGCATGGCGCCGCAACATCGTCGAGCCCCGCGACGGGACTATCCATTTGGTCGTCCAGAGCGGCGACGCGGTTGCCGGGTTCGCCATCCTGGGTCCGGCCCCCGCGGGCACGGCCCAGGGAACCGGGCAGCTGTATGCAATCAATGTGCATCCGGACTGGTGGGCGCAGGGCATCGGCTCCGTGCTGTTCGCGGCGGCCGAACAGAAGTTGATGGAACTCGGCTACGACCGGGCGTTTCTTTGGGTGGCGCAAGGCAACGGGCGGGCCATCAGCTTCTATGGAAACCGGGGCTGGCTCGCCGACGGAGGGACCCTGGAAGACGACAGGTTTTCCCCGGCCGTGGCCGAGGGCCGCCACAGCCGCACCTTTCCGACCCGACGGTAA
- a CDS encoding DMT family transporter: MEASSAVSAVPAPGSTGAAATRPSLLRGVLTMTGSGFSNQLGAGIGAHAFPVIGPAGVVAVRQLVAAAVLLPAARPPFHRFTWRQWWPVLLLGAATALMNICLYVAIERIGLGLAVTLEFLGPLAVALLASRTWRDLLCGISAGLGVFVLVMPGPASDLAGIAIAMTGAACWAAYILLNRVAGQRLPGLQAPAAAAIVSLVFYLPVAVYLLMHGAFAGPALLYAAAAGLLCSVIPYAADLIALRHVPAGFFGVFMSINPILAAVSGILVLGQILDLHEWLGIALIVATNTVAIWLAGRRTKGAAALPGRPRLIDSGS, from the coding sequence ATGGAAGCTTCTTCAGCAGTCAGCGCGGTCCCGGCCCCGGGCAGCACCGGCGCGGCCGCGACGCGGCCGTCGTTGCTTCGTGGCGTGCTGACCATGACCGGCAGCGGGTTCAGCAACCAGCTCGGAGCGGGCATCGGCGCCCACGCCTTCCCCGTGATCGGGCCGGCCGGCGTCGTCGCCGTGCGCCAGCTGGTGGCCGCCGCGGTTCTCCTTCCGGCCGCCCGGCCTCCCTTTCACCGCTTCACGTGGCGGCAGTGGTGGCCCGTGCTCCTGCTGGGGGCGGCCACCGCGCTGATGAACATCTGCCTCTACGTCGCGATTGAACGGATCGGGCTCGGGCTGGCCGTCACGCTGGAATTCCTCGGACCGCTGGCGGTCGCCCTGCTGGCGTCAAGGACCTGGCGGGACCTGTTGTGCGGGATCAGCGCAGGCCTGGGCGTTTTCGTCCTGGTGATGCCCGGACCGGCCAGCGATCTCGCCGGCATCGCCATCGCCATGACCGGTGCCGCCTGCTGGGCCGCCTACATTCTGTTGAACCGGGTTGCGGGCCAGCGGCTGCCCGGGCTACAGGCGCCGGCCGCGGCCGCCATCGTCTCCCTGGTGTTCTACCTGCCGGTGGCCGTCTATCTGCTCATGCACGGGGCCTTCGCCGGTCCTGCGCTGCTGTACGCTGCCGCTGCCGGCCTGCTCTGCTCCGTCATTCCCTACGCCGCCGATCTGATCGCCCTCCGGCACGTGCCGGCCGGATTCTTCGGCGTGTTCATGAGTATCAATCCCATCCTCGCCGCGGTCTCCGGGATCCTCGTGCTGGGGCAGATCCTCGACCTCCATGAATGGCTGGGCATCGCCCTGATCGTTGCCACGAACACTGTCGCCATCTGGCTGGCCGGGCGCAGGACCAAGGGCGCGGCGGCCCTGCCGGGTCGTCCACGGCTGATAGATTCGGGGTCATGA
- a CDS encoding LysR family transcriptional regulator: MNVELRYLRALVAVMDAQTFTDAAIALGTSQAAVSRSVAALEQALGLRVLQRTTRTLVPTPAGERVIEHARRVLDEVALLEHVALDQSGELRVSYAWSALGRRTVALQRKWEETHPGVRLIWVQSSSPSGGLANGSVEVAVVRRALNDHRFAVTAIGTEARFAAVARADPLARRRTLRMSDFAGRTIAVDHRTGTTTEDLWSGVPGPASVRLVQGVDEWLTLISTGQAIGMSSEATAAQNPRPGIAYRPVRDAPPISVLLACWRDDPSVLVADFIRLAGETFGPDAAATPSGKAPTRH; encoded by the coding sequence ATGAATGTTGAGCTGCGGTATCTCCGTGCCCTCGTGGCTGTGATGGACGCTCAGACTTTCACCGACGCCGCCATCGCGCTCGGGACGTCCCAGGCGGCGGTTTCGCGGTCCGTCGCAGCCTTGGAGCAGGCTCTTGGCCTGCGCGTTCTGCAACGCACCACCCGCACGCTAGTTCCGACGCCAGCCGGGGAACGGGTCATCGAACACGCCCGCCGCGTCCTCGACGAGGTCGCGCTGCTTGAACACGTCGCCCTGGACCAAAGCGGGGAGCTCAGGGTGAGCTACGCGTGGTCCGCCCTCGGCCGCCGTACCGTGGCCTTGCAGCGGAAATGGGAAGAAACCCACCCGGGGGTCCGGCTGATCTGGGTGCAGTCCAGTTCGCCGTCCGGCGGCCTGGCGAATGGGTCCGTAGAGGTGGCCGTGGTCAGGCGCGCCCTCAACGATCACCGCTTCGCGGTCACGGCCATCGGAACGGAAGCGCGCTTCGCCGCTGTGGCCCGGGCAGACCCGCTGGCCCGGAGGCGGACGCTGCGCATGTCCGACTTCGCCGGCCGAACGATCGCCGTCGACCACCGTACAGGCACCACCACGGAAGATCTCTGGTCCGGCGTCCCCGGGCCGGCGTCGGTGCGGCTGGTGCAGGGTGTCGACGAATGGCTGACGCTGATCTCCACGGGACAGGCCATTGGCATGTCCTCAGAGGCAACAGCGGCACAGAATCCGCGGCCCGGGATCGCGTACCGTCCGGTCCGCGATGCCCCGCCGATTTCGGTGCTCCTCGCATGCTGGCGCGACGACCCCTCTGTCCTCGTCGCGGATTTCATCCGGCTGGCCGGGGAAACGTTTGGTCCTGACGCCGCGGCGACACCGTCCGGCAAAGCCCCTACCCGGCACTGA
- a CDS encoding carboxylesterase family protein has product MGATPAFAPPCGPVTGWLDGDVVRATGIPYATAERFAPPVPAADWSEVFPATALSPACPQAPVPFLDDVLGTRYGELPGDEHCQRLSITLPADRHEGERLPVMVWLHGGSYTSGSGDLAIFDPAPLVAETRVIVVSVTYRLGLFGYLATGKGRPANLGLQDQVEAFRWVQRNIAAFGGDPGRVTAFGQSAGADAVAHLMATPDAASLFQRAIIQSAPLGLSRGREKMNAAMGIAAEAVTESTPAMDVVALEAGVAHAARKFGLRAAMPFGTQYGHAPLPAESGIAEAWNAAAPGIEILIGHTAEEARLFFPRNPYLNRVGRIPAVGSALLKAVNRVVTELVYGKSARQFARRHVRAGGTAHSYVLSWRAPGNPYGAAHTVDLPLLFGHQRTWEAAGLLAGASWDDINATGRAMRALWAKFARGESLGARGEIPDTLRYRSV; this is encoded by the coding sequence ATGGGCGCCACCCCTGCCTTTGCCCCGCCGTGCGGTCCCGTCACCGGGTGGCTGGACGGCGACGTCGTGCGGGCCACCGGCATCCCCTACGCCACCGCGGAGCGGTTCGCGCCGCCCGTGCCCGCAGCGGATTGGTCGGAAGTCTTCCCGGCAACCGCCCTCTCCCCGGCCTGCCCCCAGGCACCGGTGCCGTTCCTGGACGACGTGCTGGGCACCCGCTACGGCGAACTTCCGGGCGACGAACACTGCCAGCGCCTGTCCATTACGCTGCCCGCCGACCGTCACGAGGGCGAGCGGCTGCCGGTGATGGTGTGGCTGCACGGCGGGTCCTACACGTCCGGCTCCGGTGACCTGGCGATCTTCGACCCGGCACCCCTCGTTGCGGAGACCCGCGTCATCGTGGTCTCGGTGACCTACCGGCTGGGGCTGTTCGGATATCTGGCAACCGGCAAGGGCAGGCCCGCGAACCTCGGCCTCCAGGACCAGGTCGAGGCGTTCCGCTGGGTGCAGCGCAACATTGCGGCGTTCGGCGGCGACCCGGGGCGCGTGACCGCCTTCGGGCAGTCTGCCGGGGCCGACGCCGTCGCGCATCTGATGGCCACGCCGGACGCGGCGTCGCTGTTCCAGCGGGCCATCATCCAAAGCGCGCCGCTGGGACTCTCCCGCGGGCGGGAGAAGATGAACGCCGCCATGGGCATCGCCGCGGAGGCGGTCACGGAGTCCACCCCGGCCATGGACGTCGTGGCCCTCGAGGCGGGTGTCGCGCACGCGGCCCGGAAGTTCGGGCTCAGGGCGGCCATGCCGTTCGGGACCCAGTACGGGCATGCACCCCTGCCCGCGGAATCCGGGATCGCGGAGGCCTGGAACGCGGCTGCCCCGGGGATTGAGATCCTGATCGGCCATACAGCGGAGGAAGCCCGGCTGTTCTTCCCGCGCAACCCGTACTTGAATCGCGTGGGCCGCATTCCGGCGGTCGGCAGTGCGCTGCTCAAAGCCGTTAACCGGGTGGTCACGGAGCTGGTCTACGGCAAGTCGGCGAGGCAATTTGCACGGCGGCATGTGCGCGCGGGCGGAACGGCCCACAGCTACGTGCTGTCCTGGCGCGCACCGGGAAATCCCTACGGCGCGGCGCACACGGTCGATCTGCCCCTGCTGTTCGGCCACCAGCGGACGTGGGAGGCCGCGGGGCTGCTGGCCGGGGCCAGCTGGGATGACATCAACGCCACGGGACGTGCGATGCGGGCCCTGTGGGCGAAGTTCGCCCGCGGGGAGAGCCTGGGGGCGCGGGGCGAAATCCCGGACACGCTCCGGTACCGCTCAGTCTGA
- a CDS encoding FadR/GntR family transcriptional regulator, whose translation MAKQSATTHQISRVSRPRLYEQLVEQIMDFIESAQLGPGDTLPAERELAERLGVSRATLAQALVALEVLGVIDVQHGTGAVLVYRPNVPSVIKGLREHRSRLPEIVEARSTLEVKLAELAAARRTGQDMAAIDHALEAMADEVASGDRGARGDELFHQAVTAAAHSAVLAQLMTFIAGMVLETRLESLGQPGRPEQSLASHRKIAEAIRAKDPAAAAAAMLEHIDLVSDVALLKNS comes from the coding sequence ATGGCAAAGCAGTCGGCAACAACGCACCAGATTTCCCGCGTTTCGCGGCCCCGGCTCTACGAGCAGCTGGTGGAGCAGATCATGGACTTCATCGAGTCCGCCCAGCTGGGTCCGGGCGATACGCTGCCGGCCGAGCGGGAGCTTGCCGAGCGGCTGGGGGTTTCGCGGGCCACGCTCGCGCAGGCCCTGGTGGCCTTGGAGGTCCTCGGCGTGATCGACGTCCAGCACGGCACCGGAGCGGTGCTGGTCTACCGGCCCAACGTCCCGTCCGTGATCAAGGGGCTCCGCGAGCACCGCAGCCGGCTGCCCGAGATCGTCGAAGCGCGCAGCACTCTGGAGGTCAAGCTTGCCGAGCTCGCCGCCGCCCGGCGCACCGGGCAGGACATGGCCGCCATCGATCACGCCCTCGAGGCCATGGCCGATGAAGTCGCCTCGGGGGACCGGGGCGCGCGCGGCGACGAGCTCTTCCACCAGGCCGTGACCGCGGCGGCGCATTCGGCCGTCCTGGCCCAGCTGATGACGTTCATTGCCGGCATGGTGCTGGAGACCCGGCTCGAATCCCTCGGGCAGCCCGGCCGGCCGGAGCAGTCGCTCGCCTCCCACCGCAAGATCGCCGAAGCGATCCGGGCCAAGGACCCCGCGGCCGCGGCGGCGGCGATGCTGGAGCACATCGACCTCGTCTCCGATGTGGCCCTGCTGAAGAACAGCTAA
- a CDS encoding SLC13 family permease: MSAPVLSIIILAVMFLLATVLPLNMGALAFVGAFVLGSVVLGMSTADILANFPGGLFLTIVGVTYLFAIAQNNGTIDLLVRGAVRLVGSKVALIPWVMFAITAVITAVGALSPAAVAIIAPIALSFAARYKINPLMMGMMVIHGAQAGGFSPIAVYGVTVNGIIAKTQLEANPMAIFLASFLFNLAIAAVLFMVLGGSKLLTTKTGRLVEQAAESRIAVSVGTRAAGVTLQGSGSDISSSGVTGKGTSGPVQAGDPAAASSGARANVPQFVTVLGLIALAVISLGFKVDVGFVSITIAIILALVSPAAQKGAVNKISWSTVLLICGMLTFVGVLEEAGTIKFVSDGVAGLGMPLLAALVICYIGAVVSAFASSTAILAALIPLAVPFLATGEIGAVGLIAALAVAATIVDVSPFSTNGALVLANASEDVDKDKFYKQILAYSGVVVAAGPAIAWLVMVVPGWM, from the coding sequence ATGTCCGCTCCCGTCCTGTCCATCATCATCCTGGCGGTGATGTTTCTCCTGGCCACGGTGCTGCCCCTCAACATGGGCGCCCTGGCCTTTGTCGGAGCCTTCGTGCTGGGTTCTGTCGTGCTCGGCATGTCCACGGCCGACATCCTGGCCAACTTCCCCGGCGGCCTGTTCCTGACGATCGTCGGAGTCACCTACCTGTTCGCAATTGCCCAGAACAACGGGACGATTGACCTGCTGGTCCGGGGCGCCGTGCGGCTGGTGGGCAGCAAAGTGGCCCTGATCCCGTGGGTCATGTTCGCCATCACCGCGGTGATTACCGCCGTCGGCGCCCTCTCCCCGGCCGCCGTTGCGATCATCGCGCCGATCGCCCTCAGCTTCGCCGCCAGGTACAAAATCAATCCGCTGATGATGGGCATGATGGTCATCCACGGCGCCCAGGCCGGCGGCTTCTCCCCCATCGCCGTCTACGGCGTCACGGTCAACGGCATCATCGCCAAGACGCAGCTTGAGGCCAACCCCATGGCGATCTTCCTCGCCAGCTTTCTCTTCAACCTCGCCATCGCCGCGGTGCTCTTTATGGTCCTGGGCGGCAGCAAGCTGCTTACCACCAAGACCGGACGACTCGTAGAGCAGGCAGCGGAGTCGCGGATCGCCGTCAGCGTCGGGACCCGGGCGGCCGGCGTCACCCTTCAGGGTTCGGGCTCGGACATCTCTTCGTCAGGCGTGACCGGCAAGGGGACCTCGGGCCCGGTCCAGGCCGGAGACCCGGCTGCGGCCTCGAGCGGCGCCCGCGCCAATGTCCCGCAGTTCGTGACCGTCCTGGGCCTGATCGCCCTCGCGGTCATCTCGCTGGGATTCAAGGTGGACGTCGGATTCGTCTCCATCACCATCGCCATCATCCTGGCGCTCGTCTCGCCGGCCGCCCAGAAGGGCGCCGTGAACAAGATCAGCTGGTCCACCGTCCTGCTCATTTGCGGCATGCTCACGTTCGTTGGTGTCCTGGAGGAAGCCGGCACCATCAAGTTTGTCTCCGACGGCGTGGCCGGCCTCGGCATGCCGCTGCTCGCGGCCCTGGTGATCTGCTACATCGGCGCCGTGGTTTCCGCTTTCGCCTCGTCCACCGCCATCCTCGCGGCCCTCATCCCGCTGGCCGTCCCGTTCCTCGCCACGGGCGAGATCGGTGCCGTCGGGCTGATCGCGGCCCTGGCCGTCGCCGCCACCATCGTTGACGTATCCCCGTTTTCCACCAACGGGGCCCTGGTGCTCGCCAACGCCTCCGAGGACGTGGACAAGGACAAGTTCTACAAGCAGATCCTGGCCTACAGCGGCGTCGTCGTCGCCGCCGGACCCGCCATCGCCTGGCTGGTCATGGTGGTCCCCGGCTGGATGTGA
- a CDS encoding CaiB/BaiF CoA-transferase family protein, producing the protein MSTEPTPRPEGPLSGYLVVDLSRALAGPHAAMMLADLGARVIKVENPGTGDDTRGWGPPFVGPEDDPQATYFLSCNRNKESIALDLKSDDGRTVLRKLLERADVVIENFRPGVLDRLGFSAAGMHALNPRLVILSITGFGHDGPESRRSGYDQILQGEAGLMSLTGSGPDDPQRVGVPIADLLSGMYGAFGTLAALLQRERTGRGQIVRTSLLAALIGVHAFQGTRATVAGEVPRAQGNHHPSIAPYGLFRCRRGRVQISVGSEKLWATFAATFGIDTRPEFATNADRVRNREKVIEEVERVFSDYDAGPLLAKLNDAGIPAGKVRTLDEVYAWDQVHSQGLVIDVDHKVLGNVSLPGPPLRFFASADTAETTLQAHTAPPLLDQDGDRIRQWLGLSAAGGSGRGEGR; encoded by the coding sequence ATGAGCACTGAACCAACGCCCCGGCCCGAAGGCCCGCTGTCCGGCTACCTGGTGGTGGACCTGAGCCGCGCCCTCGCCGGCCCGCACGCGGCAATGATGCTGGCAGACCTCGGAGCGCGGGTCATCAAGGTCGAAAACCCGGGCACCGGGGATGACACCCGCGGCTGGGGCCCGCCGTTCGTGGGCCCCGAGGACGATCCCCAGGCCACCTACTTCCTGTCCTGCAACCGCAACAAGGAGTCCATCGCCCTGGACCTGAAGAGCGACGACGGGCGGACCGTCCTGCGTAAACTGCTCGAACGCGCCGACGTCGTGATCGAGAACTTCCGCCCCGGCGTCCTGGACCGGCTCGGGTTCTCCGCCGCCGGGATGCATGCCCTGAACCCGCGCCTGGTGATCCTGTCCATCACCGGCTTCGGCCACGACGGGCCGGAATCCCGGCGCAGCGGCTACGACCAGATCCTGCAGGGTGAAGCCGGGCTGATGTCCCTCACCGGCTCCGGACCGGACGATCCCCAGCGCGTGGGGGTGCCCATCGCCGATCTGCTCTCCGGCATGTACGGCGCCTTCGGCACGCTCGCGGCCCTGCTGCAGCGGGAACGGACCGGCCGCGGGCAGATCGTCCGCACGTCCCTGCTGGCGGCCCTGATCGGGGTCCACGCCTTCCAGGGCACGCGCGCCACTGTGGCCGGCGAAGTTCCCCGGGCCCAGGGCAACCACCACCCCTCAATCGCCCCCTACGGACTGTTCCGCTGCCGGCGGGGCCGGGTGCAGATCAGCGTGGGCAGCGAGAAACTCTGGGCCACGTTCGCCGCCACGTTCGGGATCGACACCCGGCCGGAATTCGCCACCAACGCGGACCGCGTCCGGAACCGGGAAAAGGTGATCGAAGAGGTGGAGCGCGTGTTCTCGGACTACGACGCCGGACCGCTGCTGGCCAAACTCAACGACGCCGGGATCCCGGCCGGCAAGGTCCGGACTCTGGACGAGGTGTACGCGTGGGATCAGGTGCATTCCCAGGGCCTGGTGATTGACGTGGACCACAAGGTCCTGGGCAATGTGAGCCTGCCGGGGCCGCCGCTGCGGTTCTTCGCGTCCGCCGACACCGCAGAAACCACCCTCCAGGCCCACACGGCTCCGCCGCTGCTGGACCAGGACGGGGACCGGATCCGGCAATGGCTGGGGCTCTCCGCAGCGGGCGGATCCGGCCGGGGGGAAGGCCGGTGA